ACATACAGCCGATTCTGGACCATCATCCTGGGGATGTGGGCCACAACAGCTGCAACTGACATTTTGTCTTCTAATGTGTCACTTCACAGTGCTAGATACCATGACATTTCTTACGTAACTGACAGAGTAACCCCATTTCTCCTCAGAATGCTTTCCATGTGTTGTATCTCACATCTGAAGTGCACAGTTCCCATATTCATCTTGCACGTATTACATGTGTATTAATAATCCCTCTTTCTGACTCCGCTGGTGATTTGACAGCTTGAGCAGGTATCAGTCCATGTGTATCAGTTGATGATACACACTGTATCCCAGGTTCTCACATCCCTCATGATCAGCGCATCTAGAGCTtgttggcatggagactgttcaAAAATTTTAGGATTTCACCAAGCTGGTCCTCATCACTGCTTCACGTGTCTTCGTCGACGGACCTCTACCAGACCACACCTTACGTTTACATGTCAAGTCCAGCTTATGTGTTACGAAATGTTCCACCAGTAGGAAGACTGCACagatctttggagaaaatagaagtgGCTTTATAAATATCAAGGGCTGATATGGCAAACAAAGAGGGGAAAGCTTCAACGTGGGCAGAATACATAGCAGCTACTATTATTACCTTTGCTTTCATCATGGTACACAGCTattatgaaaattaaatattttcttgttgAGTTCCTGAAAATATCTAACATATATTGCATTGCAAATCTTAGGAGCTGAACTACATCAGAAGAAATGGAAAATTTGCATATCAATATCATCATTGATAACATTACCATGTCCATCTCTACAACTAGTTGAAATCACCAGAAAATTTTCGATACAGCACTTAATTCAACTTAGGAAACATACTTAACATGGATACACATCTTGTCACCATGACCAAAAAGCAGAaagttagttgtgtgtgtgtgtgtgtgtgtgtgtgtgtgtgtgtgtgtgtgtgtgtgtgtgtgaatatcatGTTGCACAGCTCAAAACTTCTTTGGTGTTATTCAGTTGCTATGCCATAAGTAGTGCCCATCAAAATAGTACTACAATgtcaaaaaaaatgtaaatttaattataTTATAATCTTTAATTTCCTTAAGATAAAAGACagacacaaattacaaaatgttgcaaCTTTGTAAtgcaaaataactgacagtggtTATTTTCTAACATATGGCAATTGTCCACAAAGCAAATTCTCCAAAACGGTAATGAACACTGCATAGCTTTCTGAATGCAAGTAAACTCTGTGTCAATCTTGGCAGAGAAAGCAATGAAACAATTCAGCACCTGATGTCTTCTTCTTGTCAGCAGCAAGAAATACTTTAAGACTGACAGTGAGTGTGACACACAGTAGTAGTGCACATACCTTTTAAGTTTCTGGTTTAAATATGTCAAACATTGTCTGCCTTTGTAGTAAGATATATGAATCACAAAcagacaaaatttatttttaatttcatctttGAAAACTGTCTACATAAAATAACAAATGTCTTCATTTCTGCAGCTAAAAGTAGTTTCTCAATATTATTGACTGATACTTACATGTAACTTACAAAATTTGCATAAGTACTGTAAtattatatacatacataaaaatacatgaaatattttaaggcCAACACTGTTTCTCAAGCAACTTATTGGTCATCAGAAGCTGTAGTTTCTTTTTCTGTAGATTCTTTCTTTTTGGCATCTGGAACCCACAAGCCAGAATCTATGCAGCGTTTCATGTGGTACTGTGCTTCTTGTTCAGGCATCTTCAAAATTGTTTCTTGAAGCAGTTTTATATCCTGAACTTCAAAACACTTTTTCAGTTCTGGTGGGAGGGTTTCTAGGACTTCCAGTGGATCAAGTCCTCCCGGGCCAAGTCTTGCTTTACGTTCCTCTTCTTCAGCTTCGGCCAGAGCAGCCTTCAACTTTTCAGCTGCTCTCACCTGAATCCTTTCTATGAATGAGTGTAGTTCATCATCAAAtgattttttatattcttcttcagCAATTTCCATTTTGCTGAAGAAGGATCCAACACATGCTCTTGGATCAACATCTAATTTTTGTGCCAGTTCTAACATGTACTGGAtacaaatacactgatgagccacatgCTTCATCAGGTCATGTTTCTCCTCCATCTCCAAATTTATGCACCAAATAACCAAATAATTTGCTGTATGCTCACTTACAAGTTCTGGATGCTCCTGCAGAAAACGCTTGCTATCATCATACCGTCGCAACATTCCAAAATTCTTCATCAACTTTTCATACTTTGCAATATGTTCTTTCAAACGTTTTCCTTGCTCCTCTTCAGACAAAACTTCTCGTTTCGGTTTTGGAGCTGTGTTTATTACAGTTTTGGCAAATCCGGGTTTACCAATAGTATCAACATTCCATGGAgttgtcttttctttcttcttgaatTCCTCTTCACGTTTCTTTATTTCTTCAGCCTCTTTCTCGAGCTGTAGAAGGGCCACTTTTAGCTGATCCAAATTTTCTGTCCCATTCTTTTCACTTTTGTTAATTTTCTCCTTTATttcctttaatttattttcatttgctgTTCTGCTCTTTTCAATTTCTTCCTTTTCTCGTTTCTGCTCTTCCATGCGTTCTATTCGTGCTTGATGCCTCCATCGGAATAATGATGGTGTATCAATATTAGGATGTGTATCATCCTCATCatcagatatttcaatgtctttccATTTACTGTAGTCAACCATGTTCACTTCAGTTCATTACCAGCATATGAACACAGCAGCAAACAACtggaaaagaaagataaaaaattaaaacaagtttTTATTCAATGATGGCTTGGTGTTATTTACCTGTTTTTAAACTAAACCAAAGAACAATGTAATTAAGAAGAGAAAACGTATTGTGGACAAAACTACTTAAGTAATATATTCATCAGCAACAGTGTGTTATtcattttcaagaattttttttttcactcttctCATCATTTGCCTTATGTGTACATTTTATAGGACTATAGGGTCCAATTCTGGTATGAAACTTGTGgcaacaaacattctacaatgtggaaagtaagggaggagggaggggggtggggtttgGTCACAGTACAGCTTAGCTCACTATACAGGGCCCTCTTTCTTCATGGCTTTTCTGTTCAAGGACATTAGTTTCTTTCCTCTCAGGTATCTGGGTAGATAGTGGACGTCTTCATTTCaatcaatgaaaaatccaggatggaatgtaacaatattatgagaaggaaagttgctattccacCATATAGCGGAGAAG
The Schistocerca gregaria isolate iqSchGreg1 chromosome 1, iqSchGreg1.2, whole genome shotgun sequence genome window above contains:
- the LOC126266687 gene encoding hsp90 co-chaperone Cdc37, which codes for MVDYSKWKDIEISDDEDDTHPNIDTPSLFRWRHQARIERMEEQKREKEEIEKSRTANENKLKEIKEKINKSEKNGTENLDQLKVALLQLEKEAEEIKKREEEFKKKEKTTPWNVDTIGKPGFAKTVINTAPKPKREVLSEEEQGKRLKEHIAKYEKLMKNFGMLRRYDDSKRFLQEHPELVSEHTANYLVIWCINLEMEEKHDLMKHVAHQCICIQYMLELAQKLDVDPRACVGSFFSKMEIAEEEYKKSFDDELHSFIERIQVRAAEKLKAALAEAEEEERKARLGPGGLDPLEVLETLPPELKKCFEVQDIKLLQETILKMPEQEAQYHMKRCIDSGLWVPDAKKKESTEKETTASDDQ